From the genome of Ananas comosus cultivar F153 linkage group 18, ASM154086v1, whole genome shotgun sequence, one region includes:
- the LOC109724517 gene encoding pentatricopeptide repeat-containing protein At3g53360, mitochondrial isoform X2 codes for MITKFKNHPWLYFSTTSCHPLPPSLFPHFQIQQQVNDLLSSLCKQKRFHEALRAFNSLQTQGSTFRLLPSTYAHLFLACSQLKSIHHGRLVHRHLSASSMRPDIVLSNHILNMYGKCGFMEEARKLFEEMPEINIVSWTSMISGFSQNCRENEAVDLYIRMLRSGLAPDQFALGSVVRTCAGLLNFLLGRQLHGHAVKSGYGSDRIVQNALVTMYSRADSIDDASLIFQRISDKDLISWGSMIAGFAQQGCELNSLYLFKEMINSGGCSPNEFHFGSAFSACGNINQLEFGQQLHGLCFKLRLDTEAFAGCSLSDMYARCRNLYSAKKAFYQIDMPDLVSWNSIIGAYSNAGLVDEAIVLFLEMRWLGLKPDDITVRCLLCACSDYSSLYQGQLVHSYLLKVGLDADVSVCNALLSMYTRCSDIFTALNLFEEIKAHDLISWNSILTACVQHRQLEEAFQLFKCMRSSMKDLDHITLNTILSACADLASFDIGKHIHAYSFKVGLETDIMVRNGLIDAYAKCGSLDDARKLFEMMGNNRDVFSWSSLIVGYAQFGYVKESLELFALMRSLGINPNHVTLVGVLTACSRVGFVNEGLYYYNIMEHEYGIVPTKEHSSCVIDLLARAGRLDEAAKFIDQMPFEPDIVMWKTLLAACRVRNNVEIGKRAAEAILKIDPSDSAAYVLLCSIYASSGHWDEFAMLKKLMKSSGVRKFPGKSWIKCFWPSIDILL; via the exons ATGATAACCAAATTCAAGAATCACCCATGGCTATATTTCTCCACCACTTCCTGCCACCCTCTCCCTCCATCACTTTTCCCTCATTTCCAAATCCAACAGCAAGTCAATGACCTTCTCAGCAGCCTCTGTAAGCAGAAGCGTTTTCATGAAGCTCTTCGAGCATTCAACTCCCTTCAAACCCAAGGATCCACCTTCCGTCTCCTCCCCAGCACCTACGCCCATCTCTTCCTTGCCTGCTCCCAGCTCAAATCCATTCACCATGGCCGCCTTGTTCACCGCCACCTCTCTGCCTCTAGTATGCGTCCTGATATTGTCCTGAGCAACCACATCCTCAACATGTATGGCAAATGCGGCTTCATGGAAGAAGCCCGCAAACTGTTCGAAGAAATGCCTGAGATAAATATTGTGTCTTGGACATCCATGATTTCTGGGTTCTCCCAAAACTGTAGGGAGAACGAGGCTGTGGACTTGTATATTCGAATGCTAAGATCGGGATTAGCTCCCGACCAATTTGCATTGGGGAGTGTGGTGAGAACCTGCGCGGGCCTATTGAATTTTCTGCTGGGGAGGCAGCTCCATGGCCATGCAGTGAAATCAGGTTACGGGTCTGACCGTATTGTTCAAAATGCACTAGTGACAATGTACTCCAGGGCTGATAGCATTGATGATGCTTCTCTTATATTCCAAAGGATTTCAGATAAGGATTTAATCTCTTGGGGCTCGATGATAGCGGGTTTTGCTCAGCAGGGTTGTGAATTGAATTCTTTGTACCTCTTTAAGGAAATGATCAATAGCGGCGGTTGCTCTCCAAATGAGTTCCATTTTGGTAGCGCATTCAGTGCTTGTGGCAATATAAACCAATTGGAGTTTGGTCAGCAGTTGCATGGTCTCTGTTTTAAGCTTAGGCTTGATACTGAGGCATTTGCTGGATGTTCCTTGAGTGACATGTATGCGAGATGTAGAAATTTGTATTCTGCAAAGAAAGCATTTTATCAGATTGATATGCCAGATTTAGTCTCGTGGAATTCCATAATAGGTGCTTATTCTAATGCAGGTCTTGTTGACGAAGCAATTGTATTGTTTTTGGAGATGAGATGGCTAGGCTTGAAGCCTGATGATATTACTGTTCGGTGCTTGCTGTGTGCATGTTCAGACTACTCTTCTTTGTATCAGGGTCAGTTGGTCCACTCTTACCTTCTAAAGGTGGGCTTGGATGCAGATGTTTCCGTCTGCAACGCTCTACTTTCCATGTATACGAGGTGTTCTGATATTTTTACTGCACTGAATCTCTTCGAAGAAATAAAAGCTCATGATCTTATTTCTTGGAATAGTATTCTAACAGCATGTGTACAGCACCGACAATTAGAAGAGGCTTTTCAGTTGTTCAAATGTATGCGCAGCTCCATGAAGGATTTGGACCACATCACCTTAAATACAATATTGAGTGCTTGTGCTGACTTAGCCTCCTTCGACATAGGGAAAcatattcatgcatattcatttaAAGTTGGATTAGAGACAGACATAATGGTGAGGAACGGTTTAATCGATGCTTATGCAAAATGCGGAAGCTTAGATGATGCCAGAAAACTGTTTGAAATGATGGGCAATAACCGTGATGTATTTTCGTGGAGCAGTTTGATTGTTGGATATGCTCAATTTGGCTATGTAAAGGAATCTCTTGAGTTGTTTGCACTTATGCGAAGCTTGGGCATTAACCCTAATCATGTAACCTTAGTTGGGGTTCTCACAGCTTGTAGCCGTGTTGGATTTGTAAATGAAGGCCTTTATTACTACAATATTATGGAACATGAATATGGTATTGTTCCTACAAAAGAGCATTCTTCATGTGTTATTGATTTGCTTGCCCGTGCTGGGAGGTTGGATGAGGCTGCAAAATTCATTGATCAAATGCCATTTGAACCTGATATTGTTATGTGGAAAACTCTGTTAGCTGCATGCAGGGTGCGTAATAATGTTGAGATTGGAAAGAGAGCAGCAGAAGCCATTTTAAAAATAGACCCTTCCGATTCAGCAGCTTATGTCTTGTTGTGCAGTATTTATGCTTCCTCTGGCCATTGGGATGAATTTGCGATGCTAAAAAAACTGATGAAAAGTAGCGGTGTGAGGAAGTTTCCTGGAAAAAGCTGGATTAAG TGTTTCTGGCCATCTATTGACATCTTATTGTGA
- the LOC109724517 gene encoding pentatricopeptide repeat-containing protein At3g53360, mitochondrial isoform X1: MITKFKNHPWLYFSTTSCHPLPPSLFPHFQIQQQVNDLLSSLCKQKRFHEALRAFNSLQTQGSTFRLLPSTYAHLFLACSQLKSIHHGRLVHRHLSASSMRPDIVLSNHILNMYGKCGFMEEARKLFEEMPEINIVSWTSMISGFSQNCRENEAVDLYIRMLRSGLAPDQFALGSVVRTCAGLLNFLLGRQLHGHAVKSGYGSDRIVQNALVTMYSRADSIDDASLIFQRISDKDLISWGSMIAGFAQQGCELNSLYLFKEMINSGGCSPNEFHFGSAFSACGNINQLEFGQQLHGLCFKLRLDTEAFAGCSLSDMYARCRNLYSAKKAFYQIDMPDLVSWNSIIGAYSNAGLVDEAIVLFLEMRWLGLKPDDITVRCLLCACSDYSSLYQGQLVHSYLLKVGLDADVSVCNALLSMYTRCSDIFTALNLFEEIKAHDLISWNSILTACVQHRQLEEAFQLFKCMRSSMKDLDHITLNTILSACADLASFDIGKHIHAYSFKVGLETDIMVRNGLIDAYAKCGSLDDARKLFEMMGNNRDVFSWSSLIVGYAQFGYVKESLELFALMRSLGINPNHVTLVGVLTACSRVGFVNEGLYYYNIMEHEYGIVPTKEHSSCVIDLLARAGRLDEAAKFIDQMPFEPDIVMWKTLLAACRVRNNVEIGKRAAEAILKIDPSDSAAYVLLCSIYASSGHWDEFAMLKKLMKSSGVRKFPGKSWIKVNGELRVFIVEDRSQPESENVYTMLELLGIGMTEVGYVPKLSYCKESIKSSCQ, translated from the coding sequence ATGATAACCAAATTCAAGAATCACCCATGGCTATATTTCTCCACCACTTCCTGCCACCCTCTCCCTCCATCACTTTTCCCTCATTTCCAAATCCAACAGCAAGTCAATGACCTTCTCAGCAGCCTCTGTAAGCAGAAGCGTTTTCATGAAGCTCTTCGAGCATTCAACTCCCTTCAAACCCAAGGATCCACCTTCCGTCTCCTCCCCAGCACCTACGCCCATCTCTTCCTTGCCTGCTCCCAGCTCAAATCCATTCACCATGGCCGCCTTGTTCACCGCCACCTCTCTGCCTCTAGTATGCGTCCTGATATTGTCCTGAGCAACCACATCCTCAACATGTATGGCAAATGCGGCTTCATGGAAGAAGCCCGCAAACTGTTCGAAGAAATGCCTGAGATAAATATTGTGTCTTGGACATCCATGATTTCTGGGTTCTCCCAAAACTGTAGGGAGAACGAGGCTGTGGACTTGTATATTCGAATGCTAAGATCGGGATTAGCTCCCGACCAATTTGCATTGGGGAGTGTGGTGAGAACCTGCGCGGGCCTATTGAATTTTCTGCTGGGGAGGCAGCTCCATGGCCATGCAGTGAAATCAGGTTACGGGTCTGACCGTATTGTTCAAAATGCACTAGTGACAATGTACTCCAGGGCTGATAGCATTGATGATGCTTCTCTTATATTCCAAAGGATTTCAGATAAGGATTTAATCTCTTGGGGCTCGATGATAGCGGGTTTTGCTCAGCAGGGTTGTGAATTGAATTCTTTGTACCTCTTTAAGGAAATGATCAATAGCGGCGGTTGCTCTCCAAATGAGTTCCATTTTGGTAGCGCATTCAGTGCTTGTGGCAATATAAACCAATTGGAGTTTGGTCAGCAGTTGCATGGTCTCTGTTTTAAGCTTAGGCTTGATACTGAGGCATTTGCTGGATGTTCCTTGAGTGACATGTATGCGAGATGTAGAAATTTGTATTCTGCAAAGAAAGCATTTTATCAGATTGATATGCCAGATTTAGTCTCGTGGAATTCCATAATAGGTGCTTATTCTAATGCAGGTCTTGTTGACGAAGCAATTGTATTGTTTTTGGAGATGAGATGGCTAGGCTTGAAGCCTGATGATATTACTGTTCGGTGCTTGCTGTGTGCATGTTCAGACTACTCTTCTTTGTATCAGGGTCAGTTGGTCCACTCTTACCTTCTAAAGGTGGGCTTGGATGCAGATGTTTCCGTCTGCAACGCTCTACTTTCCATGTATACGAGGTGTTCTGATATTTTTACTGCACTGAATCTCTTCGAAGAAATAAAAGCTCATGATCTTATTTCTTGGAATAGTATTCTAACAGCATGTGTACAGCACCGACAATTAGAAGAGGCTTTTCAGTTGTTCAAATGTATGCGCAGCTCCATGAAGGATTTGGACCACATCACCTTAAATACAATATTGAGTGCTTGTGCTGACTTAGCCTCCTTCGACATAGGGAAAcatattcatgcatattcatttaAAGTTGGATTAGAGACAGACATAATGGTGAGGAACGGTTTAATCGATGCTTATGCAAAATGCGGAAGCTTAGATGATGCCAGAAAACTGTTTGAAATGATGGGCAATAACCGTGATGTATTTTCGTGGAGCAGTTTGATTGTTGGATATGCTCAATTTGGCTATGTAAAGGAATCTCTTGAGTTGTTTGCACTTATGCGAAGCTTGGGCATTAACCCTAATCATGTAACCTTAGTTGGGGTTCTCACAGCTTGTAGCCGTGTTGGATTTGTAAATGAAGGCCTTTATTACTACAATATTATGGAACATGAATATGGTATTGTTCCTACAAAAGAGCATTCTTCATGTGTTATTGATTTGCTTGCCCGTGCTGGGAGGTTGGATGAGGCTGCAAAATTCATTGATCAAATGCCATTTGAACCTGATATTGTTATGTGGAAAACTCTGTTAGCTGCATGCAGGGTGCGTAATAATGTTGAGATTGGAAAGAGAGCAGCAGAAGCCATTTTAAAAATAGACCCTTCCGATTCAGCAGCTTATGTCTTGTTGTGCAGTATTTATGCTTCCTCTGGCCATTGGGATGAATTTGCGATGCTAAAAAAACTGATGAAAAGTAGCGGTGTGAGGAAGTTTCCTGGAAAAAGCTGGATTAAGGTAAATGGAGAGCTTAGGGTTTTTATAGTAGAAGACAGATCACAACCAGAATCTGAGAATGTATATACTATGCTGGAATTATTAGGGATAGGAATGACTGAAGTTGGCTATGTTCCGAAACTATCATATTGCAAAGAAAGTATCAAATCTTCCTGTCAATGA